From Triticum urartu cultivar G1812 chromosome 2, Tu2.1, whole genome shotgun sequence, a single genomic window includes:
- the LOC125541769 gene encoding MLO-like protein 1: MVGGATLEDTPTWIVASVCSVIVLISIIFERSLHYLGKALVHRRETLYEALLKLKEELMLLGFISLMLVVSQDLIQKICIDESLMGHWLPCVPGASSTTAHYGVYASSSASGVGVGARRLLKGERAAATGYCSSKQGKVPLLSLHALEQIHIFIFVLAVTHVALSAFTVLLGLLQMRKWKQWEKSIKSDGDCAAGPEMMMKMQQRKFIQDRYKGYGKATMILLWMRSFFKQFYGSVTKDDYIAMRLGFLMEHFRGNRDYNFYDYMIKALEKDYKRVVGIKWYYWIFVMFFLLINVTGWHSYFWISLVPLTLLLVIGTKLEHIITRMAYQVNLKRAAVEAGAIAVDPSDDLFWFRSPRTLLILIHFILFQNAYEFAYLFWTLAMFGFNSCIMDRFGYSVSRITICVVVQVLCSYSTLPLYAIVSHMGSSFKSAVFADDVVEHLRAWASDARERARGTDGAGCLGAGAAATGSSREGVRSQDKAEEPAPQLSS; encoded by the exons ATGGTTGGCGGGGCGACTCTGGAGGACACTCCAACATGGATCGTCGCATCGGTGTGCTCCGTCATCGTCCTCATCTCCATCATCTTCGAGCGCTCCCTGCATTATCTCGGCAAG GCGCTGGTTCACCGGAGGGAGACGCTGTACGAGGCGTTGctcaagctcaaagaag AACTGATGCTGCTGGGGTTCATCTCGCTGATGCTCGTGGTGTCGCAAGACCTGATACAGAAGATCTGCATCGACGAGAGCCTCATGGGGCACTGGTTGCCCTGCGTCCCGGGCGCCAGCTCCACGACGGCGCATTACGGCGTCTatgcctcctcctccgcctccggcGTGGGCGTGGGCGCGAGGAGGCTGCTCAAGGGAGAGCGTGCAGCAGCAACGGGTTACTGCTCGAGCAAACAG GGAAAAGTGCCGTTGCTCTCGCTGCACGCCCTGGAACAGATACATATCTTCATCTTCGTCCTAGCTGTCACGCATGTCGCTCTCAGCGCCTTCACCGTGCTCCTGGGGCTTCTACAG ATGCGGAAATGGAAGCAGTGGGAGAAGAGTATCAAGTCCGACGGCGACTGTG CTGCAGGTCCtgagatgatgatgaagatgcaGCAGCGCAAGTTCATCCAGGACCGGTACAAGGGGTACGGCAAAGCCACCATGATCCTACTGTGGATG CGTTCTTTCTTCAAGCAGTTCTACGGATCGGTAACCAAGGACGATTACATCGCGATGAGGCTTGGTTTCCTGATG GAGCACTTCAGGGGGAACCGAGACTACAATTTCTACGACTACATGATCAAGGCCCTCGAGAAGGATTACAAGAGAGTCGTTGGGATAAA ATGGTACTATTGGATATTTGTAATGTTCTTCCTGCTAATTAACGTCACCG GGTGGCACTCATACTTCTGGATCTCACTTGTCCCGTTGACT ctgcTGCTTGTAATCGGGACGAAGCTGGAGCACATCATAACCCGGATGGCGTACCAGGTGAACCTGAAGCGCGCGGCCGTGGAGGCCGGGGCCATCGCCGTCGACCCGTCGGACGACCTCTTCTGGTTCCGCAGTCCCCGGACGCTGCTCATCCTCATCCACTTCATCCTCTTCCAGAACGCCTACGAGTTCGCCTACTTGTTCTGGACGCTA GCCATGTTCGGCTTCAACTCCTGCATCATGGACAGGTTCGGATACAGCGTGTCAAGAATCACCATATG CGTGGTCGTCCAGGTCCTGTGCAGCTACAGCACGCTCCCCCTCTACGCCATCGTCTCTCAT ATGGGGAGCTCGTTCAAGAGCGCCGTATTCGCGGACGACGTTGTAGAGCATCTCAGGGCCTGGGCCAGCGACGCTCGGGAGCGCGCACGAGGAACCGACGGCGCTGGCTGCCTgggcgcgggcgcggcggcgACAGGATCGAGTAGGGAAGGGGTCCGATCACAGGACAAGGCAGAGGAGCCAGCTCCTCAACTTTCATCATAA